A genomic stretch from Haloferax sp. Atlit-12N includes:
- a CDS encoding aldo/keto reductase: MEYTTLGDTGMEVSRICLGCMSFGTPEWREWVLEEEAGLELVDRAIELGINFFDTANMYSNGESERVLGKALEGRRDEAVVASKVYFQMDENDPNSGGLSRKAIEQELDNSLSRLGMDSLDLLQIHRYDYDTPIETTMRALDDAVRRGKTRYVGASSMWAHQFAEAQYTADSLGLDRFATMQNHYNLLYREEEREMLPLCEKQGVGVMPWSPLARGYLTRPHEEFEATTRGQTDEHAKGHPYFEGGGREVNERVEELADEKGVKMAQLALSWVLHKDWVDAPIVGTSSIEHLEDAVEALDIKLSASDIDYLEEPYQPVRVSGHD, translated from the coding sequence ATGGAGTACACGACGCTCGGAGACACCGGCATGGAGGTCTCCCGCATCTGTCTCGGCTGTATGAGCTTCGGCACGCCGGAGTGGCGCGAGTGGGTCTTAGAGGAGGAGGCGGGCCTCGAACTGGTCGACCGCGCCATCGAACTCGGTATCAACTTCTTCGACACCGCGAACATGTACTCGAACGGCGAGTCCGAGCGCGTCCTCGGGAAGGCGCTGGAGGGCCGCCGCGACGAGGCCGTCGTCGCCTCGAAGGTGTACTTCCAGATGGACGAAAACGACCCGAACTCCGGCGGTCTCTCGCGGAAGGCCATCGAGCAGGAACTCGACAACTCGCTTTCCCGCCTCGGGATGGACAGCCTCGACCTGCTGCAGATTCACCGCTACGATTACGACACGCCCATCGAGACGACGATGCGGGCGCTCGACGACGCGGTCCGCCGCGGCAAGACCCGCTACGTCGGCGCGTCGTCGATGTGGGCCCATCAGTTCGCCGAGGCGCAGTACACCGCCGACTCGCTCGGGCTGGACCGCTTCGCTACGATGCAGAACCACTACAACCTGCTCTACCGCGAGGAGGAACGCGAGATGCTCCCCCTCTGCGAGAAGCAGGGCGTCGGCGTCATGCCGTGGTCGCCGCTCGCCCGCGGCTACCTCACCCGCCCCCACGAGGAGTTCGAGGCGACGACCCGCGGCCAGACCGACGAACACGCCAAGGGCCACCCGTACTTCGAGGGCGGCGGCCGCGAGGTGAACGAGCGCGTCGAGGAACTCGCCGACGAGAAAGGCGTCAAGATGGCGCAGCTCGCGCTCTCGTGGGTGCTCCACAAGGACTGGGTGGACGCGCCCATCGTCGGCACGAGCAGTATCGAACACCTCGAAGACGCGGTCGAGGCCCTCGACATCAAGCTCTCGGCCTCCGACATCGACTACCTCGAAGAACCCTACCAGCCGGTCCGCGTCTCCGGACACGACTAA
- a CDS encoding polymer-forming cytoskeletal protein translates to MFTTNQLAAVLLSLLVVGSLAGVAVAQQGPAAGGAVVVDEGETFDGDLDAVGGTVVIAGTVTGDVSATAGTVLVAETGVINGNLDAVAGSVTLEGTVGGDVSLAGGAVFVRDTADVGGSLDAAGDTVQLDGAVAGTVRVGANELAVGPTARVGGSLEYDAATATVDSAAAVDSGVRQVDGLVVATPVVAGTPFQFGQFEGPVIPDWVVSGYWLLANFVVGAIIVLVAPDFARRVTGLGTKKAVRSGGVGLLAIVAVPIVLLLLLLTIVGIPLSLAGGVGFLLALWVAGIYGALVLGTWLLSLADYDNRWVALFAGLFVLAVLDFVPLGGVLEFVVLLVGLGAFALALRGESANDGDESVSAPDEGPQEGSPMA, encoded by the coding sequence ATGTTCACAACCAACCAACTGGCCGCAGTCCTCCTGAGCCTCCTCGTAGTGGGGTCGCTCGCGGGCGTTGCGGTCGCACAACAAGGGCCAGCGGCTGGCGGTGCCGTCGTCGTCGACGAGGGCGAGACCTTCGACGGCGACCTCGACGCGGTCGGCGGCACGGTCGTCATCGCCGGGACGGTAACCGGCGACGTGTCGGCGACGGCCGGGACCGTCCTCGTGGCGGAGACGGGCGTCATCAACGGTAATCTCGATGCGGTCGCGGGCTCCGTGACCCTCGAAGGGACCGTCGGCGGCGACGTGAGTCTCGCTGGCGGCGCGGTGTTCGTCCGCGACACCGCCGACGTCGGCGGGTCGTTAGACGCCGCGGGCGACACCGTCCAACTCGATGGCGCGGTTGCCGGAACCGTCCGCGTCGGTGCCAACGAACTTGCGGTCGGCCCGACCGCTCGGGTCGGCGGCTCGCTCGAATACGACGCGGCGACCGCGACCGTCGACTCCGCGGCCGCCGTCGACAGCGGCGTGCGGCAGGTGGACGGCCTCGTGGTCGCCACCCCCGTCGTCGCCGGGACGCCGTTCCAGTTCGGCCAGTTCGAAGGCCCGGTCATCCCCGACTGGGTGGTCTCGGGCTACTGGCTGCTCGCCAACTTCGTCGTCGGCGCGATTATCGTCCTCGTCGCTCCCGACTTCGCCCGCCGCGTGACGGGCCTCGGGACGAAGAAAGCCGTTCGCAGCGGCGGTGTCGGTCTCCTCGCCATCGTCGCGGTGCCCATCGTCCTGCTGCTCCTGCTGTTGACCATCGTGGGCATCCCGCTCTCGCTGGCCGGTGGGGTCGGCTTCCTGCTCGCCCTCTGGGTCGCGGGCATCTACGGCGCGCTCGTCCTCGGGACGTGGCTCCTGTCGCTCGCGGACTACGACAACCGCTGGGTCGCGCTGTTCGCCGGCCTGTTCGTCCTCGCCGTGCTCGACTTCGTCCCCCTCGGGGGCGTCCTCGAGTTCGTCGTCCTCCTCGTCGGTCTCGGCGCGTTCGCGCTGGCGCTCCGCGGGGAGTCCGCCAACGACGGCGACGAGAGCGTGAGCGCGCCCGACGAGGGCCCGCAGGAAGGCTCGCCGATGGCCTGA
- a CDS encoding acyl-CoA synthetase, whose translation MAVEYEAESESFEWDIPEEYNIPAVIESHADAFGDRVALKFRDADGGRAERTYGDLRDDMNRFANALESMGVGKGDRLIHLLPRDPDVFAVQLGALKRGALLVPSSSMLKPKDIAFRANDCEATTAVVHESLVGMVDEVRDETPLSNFVVLGGDADGWTSFSNLVADESTAHDGPDLRAEDPMSINYTSGTTGQPKPVRHRHRWMRCFELVNAPYWWGVTADDDLSDELLWATTGTGWAKWFWSPVGVGLTTGATQFVYRGDFEPDTFLDIMEEEGVTRLCAVPTQYRMFAQRDLGSYDLRLKEALSAGEPLNREPIEAFREAFDVIPRDGYGQTETVALLTNYPGIDVKPGSMGKPTPGLGTTIIDENEEEVGVDEIGEIAVPVGCPGIFDGYYEKPNLDEKTFSGDYYRTGDLASRDEDGYFFFEGRADDIIISAGYRIGPFEVEDALVSHEAVAEAAAVASPHEERGSIVKAFVVLTDGYEGSDDLVDELQSFMKAQTAPYKYPREIEFVAELPKTSSGKIRRIELRSQERD comes from the coding sequence ATGGCAGTCGAGTACGAGGCCGAGTCGGAATCGTTCGAGTGGGACATCCCCGAGGAGTACAACATCCCCGCGGTCATCGAATCGCACGCCGACGCCTTCGGCGACCGCGTCGCCCTGAAGTTCCGCGACGCCGACGGCGGCCGCGCGGAGCGGACCTACGGCGACCTCCGCGACGACATGAACCGCTTCGCCAACGCGCTCGAATCTATGGGCGTCGGGAAGGGCGACCGACTCATCCATCTCCTCCCCCGCGACCCCGACGTGTTCGCCGTCCAACTCGGCGCGCTCAAGCGCGGCGCGCTGCTCGTCCCCAGTTCCTCGATGCTCAAACCCAAGGACATCGCGTTCCGCGCGAACGACTGCGAGGCGACGACGGCCGTCGTCCACGAGTCCCTCGTCGGCATGGTCGACGAGGTGCGCGACGAGACGCCGCTTTCGAACTTCGTCGTCCTCGGCGGCGACGCCGACGGCTGGACCTCGTTTTCGAACCTCGTCGCCGACGAGTCCACCGCGCACGACGGCCCCGACCTCCGGGCCGAAGACCCGATGTCCATCAACTACACGTCGGGGACGACCGGCCAGCCCAAGCCGGTCCGCCACCGCCACCGCTGGATGCGCTGTTTCGAACTCGTCAACGCCCCCTACTGGTGGGGCGTCACGGCCGACGACGACCTCTCGGACGAACTGCTCTGGGCGACGACCGGCACCGGCTGGGCCAAGTGGTTCTGGAGCCCCGTCGGCGTCGGCCTGACGACCGGCGCGACCCAGTTCGTCTACCGCGGCGACTTCGAACCGGACACGTTTCTCGACATCATGGAAGAGGAGGGCGTCACCCGCCTCTGTGCCGTCCCGACCCAGTACCGGATGTTCGCCCAGCGCGACCTCGGCTCGTACGACCTCCGACTGAAAGAGGCGCTGTCGGCGGGCGAACCGCTCAACCGCGAACCCATCGAGGCGTTCCGCGAGGCGTTCGACGTCATCCCGCGAGACGGCTACGGCCAGACCGAGACGGTCGCGCTCCTCACGAACTACCCCGGCATCGACGTGAAACCCGGCAGCATGGGCAAGCCGACGCCCGGCCTCGGCACGACCATCATCGACGAGAACGAGGAGGAGGTCGGCGTCGACGAAATCGGCGAAATCGCCGTCCCGGTCGGCTGTCCCGGTATCTTCGACGGCTACTACGAGAAGCCGAACCTCGACGAGAAGACGTTCTCGGGCGACTACTACCGCACCGGCGACCTCGCCTCCCGCGACGAGGACGGCTACTTCTTCTTCGAGGGCCGCGCCGACGACATCATCATCTCGGCGGGCTACCGCATCGGCCCCTTCGAGGTCGAAGACGCGCTCGTCTCCCACGAGGCGGTCGCCGAGGCCGCCGCGGTCGCCAGCCCCCACGAGGAACGCGGCAGCATCGTCAAGGCGTTCGTCGTCCTCACCGACGGCTACGAGGGCTCTGACGACCTCGTCGACGAACTCCAGTCGTTCATGAAAGCGCAGACGGCCCCGTACAAGTATCCGCGCGAAATCGAGTTCGTCGCGGAACTGCCGAAAACCTCCTCGGGGAAGATTCGCCGCATCGAACTGCGGTCACAAGAGCGGGACTGA